A window of Flammeovirga kamogawensis genomic DNA:
TTGTTCCTGTTCCAATTGCTACTACTTTACCTTTTTGTGGTTTTTCTTTCGCATTGTCTGGAATAAATAATCCTGAAGCTGTTTGTGTTTCTGCTGCTGCTGGCTCAATTAGAACTCTGTCTGCTAGTGGTCTAATGTTTACTTGTGACATATTAATAATCTATTTTTATTTTTTTGAATTTTGCATACCAAAATGTTTGATCAATTTTGATCTTACGTACGATTATTTAACATGAAATGTGCCAATTCCAATCCTAACTCAATTTGTCATAATTAAGGTGACAAAATGTCAAAAATGACCATCTGTGACATGCTTTGAGCTATTTCTAAAGTATTAATTTACAGAAGTATATTCTCAGTAAATCGGTATAAAATAGAAGCATTTGTAATTTTGTCAGTGAAGCATAAGTGTTTGTGTAGTGTTATGTGATAATAAAATGTAGTTCGCAGCTTATTTACAGTCATTTAACCTTAATTATTTGCTATCAATCGAACGAGTTAAGATAAAAATAGGGTAGTAGTTAGATTTGTAAAGTTGAAATTAGAATCTGATAAAAGAAATTATTATTGCGATTGAAAAAGTAGAGAAATTGTATTTAGTTATTATTTGATATTGACTACTCTTAAAAATTTAGGAGTAGTCTTTTTTTTATGTGATGATTGTTACATTGAATTATAAATCAATTGATGTAATTGCAGCATAATTAGATTAACTTATAGGAATGCAAAAGAAGAGTTTTATTACACCTTGGCTTTTCAATTATAAAAAAAAGTACTTAAGTAGTGATATCACTGCGGGTTTAACCGTTGGAATAATGCTTATACCTCAAGGTATTGCTTATGCTAGTGTTGCCGGAATGCCTGCTGTTTATGGCTTGTATGCAGCAATGATACCTCAATTTACCTATGCTTTATTAGGGACATCAAGACAAGTATCTGTAGGTCCTGTTGCAATTGAT
This region includes:
- a CDS encoding co-chaperone GroES, with product MSQVNIRPLADRVLIEPAAAETQTASGLFIPDNAKEKPQKGKVVAIGTGTKDEPLTVKVGDTVIYGKYSGTELNVDGTDYLMMRESDILAIV